In the Flavobacterium sp. 90 genome, ATTTGATCTCGTTAAAATTGACTTTTATTATCAGGAAAAAATCGTAACGCAACCTGTTCGCGGACATTATAAATCGACAAATCCGGTTTATTCAAGATTATTAATAGTAGACAAAATAAACGGAAAAAGTAAAGCCGACGCTTCAAATGCCGGAATAAATTCTTCGCAATATCCTTTGTTTTTATGCACTGATGTTGATTGTATTTTAAAAAGCAATACAATTTTAAAGCTTGCAAAACCGTTCATGGAAAACGAAACTCGTGTTATTGCAACCGGAGCAGGAATTAGAATTTCAAATTCATGCGACATCAAAGAAGGCTTTTTATATAAAGTACATTATCCTAAAGAATGGTATCCGCGTTTTCAGGAACTCGAATATGTACGATCTTTTTTATTTGGGCGAATGGCTTGGAGCCAAATAAACGGATTATTATTGGTCTCAGGCGGACTTGGAATGTTTGACAAAGATATAGTTATAAAAGCCGGCGGATATTGGCATCAGTCTTTAGGCGAAGACATGGAACTTATAACGCGCATGAGAAAATACATGCATGATACAAAAGAAAATTTTTTGATAAAATACATTCCGGAATCGCTTTGCTGGACAGAAGTTCCAAGCACGAGAGAAATATTCTTAAGGCAACGCATTCGTTGGGCACGAGGATTGGTTCAAACCTTGTATTTGCATCGAAAAATGTTTTTAAATCCAAAATATGGACGAACAGCATTCGTGGTTTTACCGTTCTTTTTTAGCTTTGAATTCTTGGTTCCAATTATCGAATTTACTGGTATAATTACCTTAATTGCAAGTTTTGTCTTTGGTATAATAAACTTTCAATTTCTATTTCTTATTAGTTTCTTAGTGTATCTTTTTTATTTGTCAATAACCATAATATCGATCTTAATTGACGAAATACTTTATAAGAGTTATGCCAGTTATAAAGAACTCATTACGCTTATTGGAATGGCAATTATTGAGCCTTTTGTCTATCATCCTATTACGATTTATGCTTCGCTAAAAGGATATTGGCATTTTTTTAGAAAAAAAGAACAAAAATGGGGCGTCATGGTTCGCAAAGGTTTTGAGTCACCCGCTAAAAAATAATTTGATTATGAAAAATAGTAAACTCTTAAATATAACCAAGCTGCTTTTTTGTTTGTTTTTACTTTCGAATCAAACTATTAAAGCACAAAAAATTGATACCGACAGTCTTTTAACGGTTGTAATAAAAGACATGAAAAGCGCACATCCTGATTATAAACTCAATATTCAAAGAGCTTTATTAGGAAAAAAACTTGCGCCGGATTATATAGATTTTTCTTTGGCGTTAGGTCGGAATTATGATTTAACAAAGCAAAAAGACAGCGCAAGATTCTACTACAACTATGTAATTGATAAAAACCCGAGATACGAAGACGCTTTTCTTTATCTGATAAACATGGATCTGGAAGATGAAAAATATGACGAAGCTCTAACCACAACTTACAAAGCAATTGATTTATATCCTGACAACAAAAATTTCAGACTTAAGAGAATTGAGCTTTATTCATTGCAAAATGATACCAAAAATGAAGCAAAATATCTTAAATCCATCAGGGCAAAATTCCCTCATGATCCGGACATAGAACAGCGACTTTTTGATTTATATTCTAAAACCAATATCGATCGCGTAGGCGCTTATTATAATCTGACCACAATTGATCGTGACGGAGTTGGTCCGTGGCATTTGTTCAGCGCAGATTATATGCATCAACGCACTTGGGGAAGTCTGATTGGCAGAGTTAGTTATGCCAAAAGACTTTCGTCAGATTTAGTTATGGCAAGCGGACTTCAGTTTGAGGCAGAATCTTATCTCTTTGCTAAAAAAAATAGTTACCAATATATTGATGTTGCTTACAGCAAAGACAGCGCTTTTCCGGAATGGAGATTGGGTTATTCGTATTTTCAGAATTTCAAAAAAGGCTGGGAAGCTGATCTGGGAGTTCGATATATTGTAATGCAGGATAATAGCGATTTAAAAACATTAAATATAGGAATAGGCAAATATTTTGGTTCTTATTGGCTAAATTTAAGATCATACATTCAAAAAGATAGTCCATCATTTATCTTAACGTCCCGTTATTATTACAAAACAAAATATGATTATGTGACTTTAATTGCAGGTTATGGAACTTCGCCAGACGATAGAACAAGAGCCGCAGAATATGATAGGAGAAAATCTTTAAACTCATATCGATTAAGTGCAGGATTTTATAAATTAATTCAGAACCACTATGTTTTTGGTTTTCTAATTACTGATAATGAACAGGAATACACCAAAAATAAATACCAAACCGAACTTGATTTTGCAGTTTTATTACAATATAAATTTTAAACATCATGAAGAAAAAGTATCACGTATATCTACAGTTTCTCTTTTTTTTCATGTTTACCTTCAATATGATGGCACAATCTGAAATCATTATAACCGAAAAAAACAAAATTATTGCTGCTTCTGAAAACACACAGCAAGCAGCAAAAATTTTGAAAACATATCTGGATAAAGCCTTCAAAAAATCTTTTGAAATTTCATCTGAAAATAAAAAAGACAATACTTCATCAGAAATATTTTTAGAAATTTCGAATACTGAAAAACTTAATCCAAATGAATTTATCCTAAAAAGTGACTCGAAATCAATTTATTTAATTGCTCAAAATCAAAAATACCTTCGTTATGCCGTTTACAGTTTACTTGAAATTTGGGAGTTTAGAAAGTTTACTTCCTCAGAAACTTATATTCCGAATTTAACGCAAGTTGCTTTTACAAAAAATACAAGCAAGATCGAAAAACCTTCTTTTGATTACAGAGCGATTTT is a window encoding:
- a CDS encoding YaiO family outer membrane beta-barrel protein — its product is MKNSKLLNITKLLFCLFLLSNQTIKAQKIDTDSLLTVVIKDMKSAHPDYKLNIQRALLGKKLAPDYIDFSLALGRNYDLTKQKDSARFYYNYVIDKNPRYEDAFLYLINMDLEDEKYDEALTTTYKAIDLYPDNKNFRLKRIELYSLQNDTKNEAKYLKSIRAKFPHDPDIEQRLFDLYSKTNIDRVGAYYNLTTIDRDGVGPWHLFSADYMHQRTWGSLIGRVSYAKRLSSDLVMASGLQFEAESYLFAKKNSYQYIDVAYSKDSAFPEWRLGYSYFQNFKKGWEADLGVRYIVMQDNSDLKTLNIGIGKYFGSYWLNLRSYIQKDSPSFILTSRYYYKTKYDYVTLIAGYGTSPDDRTRAAEYDRRKSLNSYRLSAGFYKLIQNHYVFGFLITDNEQEYTKNKYQTELDFAVLLQYKF
- a CDS encoding glycosyltransferase yields the protein MIHDFLYYLIRVYDIFVACFSIGYISFYIFLSILSYWAIIKHLKYQKYLEEEVLIRSNHILGVSIVAPAFNEGVNIVYNVKSLLSLTYPKFEIIIVNDGSSDNTLEKLITEFDLVKIDFYYQEKIVTQPVRGHYKSTNPVYSRLLIVDKINGKSKADASNAGINSSQYPLFLCTDVDCILKSNTILKLAKPFMENETRVIATGAGIRISNSCDIKEGFLYKVHYPKEWYPRFQELEYVRSFLFGRMAWSQINGLLLVSGGLGMFDKDIVIKAGGYWHQSLGEDMELITRMRKYMHDTKENFLIKYIPESLCWTEVPSTREIFLRQRIRWARGLVQTLYLHRKMFLNPKYGRTAFVVLPFFFSFEFLVPIIEFTGIITLIASFVFGIINFQFLFLISFLVYLFYLSITIISILIDEILYKSYASYKELITLIGMAIIEPFVYHPITIYASLKGYWHFFRKKEQKWGVMVRKGFESPAKK